The sequence GGTAGAAGCGGCCCGTTGCGCCTTTTAAATTCCACTGATCGTTTAAATGATAGGTGAACGATAGCCGGGGTTCGATATAGGGCTTGCCCGTAATGCCATAATAAGTGGCCCGCACACCCGGCTGAATATGCCATTTGTTATTGGGGTCTAACTCCAGTTCGGCGTAGCCACCGCCGATAGTAGCATCGTTATGCTGATTGATCAGCCGGCTGGTATCGTTTTGAGTGTAGGTATAATCGATATGCAAACCCGAGCCAAAGCCGCCAAACAGCCATTTCATTTTAGATGATGAGCGCCACTCCCAATCTGATTTAAGGCTCAGGTCGCGCAGTTTGTTGTACTCGATAGTGCCCATGTTAATGGCTTTGGTAATGCCGCTATCCGTAGCGCTGCCGGTGGTGGTGTTTACCCTATCGCTATGGAACCCCGAATAGCTAAATGTGGTATTGGCAAATAGTTTACGCCCAACAACGCTATTCCACTTAAGCGCAGCGCCCGTATTGCCCGATTGCTGGTTATCTTTAACGCTCAAACTGGTGCTGCTACCTGTACTAAACGATGGCAGGTTCATATCGCGGCTGTTATCCAGATTATCCGCGCCGCTGTAATAGCTTAGGGCGATGCTGTTGCCGGTAGATATGGTGTAAACGTATTTGGCGTTCACGTCGTAAAAGTAGGACGATGGTGTAGTCTGCGCGCCGAAGCCGCCGCCGCCTCTTCCACCGAAACCGCCACCACCAAATCCACCGCCGGGGCCTCCTCCTGCCCCACCGGCGGTAAACGTACCGGTGCTGTTAAACTTCCCGAAGATCTTATCGTACAAAGGCCCCTGATACGATCGCCTGAATGATACCAGCGCCGACGATTTGCTGCCGATGGGTGTTTCGGCATACAGGTTGGTGCTCAGCAAGCTGATATCACCGCCGATATTGGTCTCGTTCTTATTGCCATCCTTACCGATGATCTCGGTAACGCTGGACAGGCGGCCGCCGTATTTGGCCGAGAAGCCGCCCTTCAGCAATTGCACATCGCGCACGGCATTGCTGTTAAAGGCACTGAAGAAACCGTAAAGGTGATCTACCTGGTAAACGGTAAAGCCATCAAAGGTTACCAGGTTTTGGTCGGGCGTGCCACCGCGTACGTAAGCTCCGGATGATGACTCGTTAGTGGCGCTTACACCCGGCATCAGCTGAAAGGCACGCATCACATCACGTTCGCCCACGTTAGGCAGCTTATCCAAAGCCGCCGGACTTAATTGCAGCACGCTCACTTTTTTGCTGTCGGTATTCAGTACGCCGCTTTTTTTGCCTGTGATAGTAACCTCGTTAAGCGCATTCATGGATGGATAGAGCGAGAACGTGAGGTTGCTGCTGATGCTCTTGCTGTCGAGCCTGAAGGCATCGGGCTGGTAACCGACGAATGAGACCTCCACTACCGATGTATCCGAAGGAACCTTTAATATGGTAAAGCTACCGGTAACGTTGGTTACCGTGTTCAGATCGGTGCCCCTTATTTTTACTGTAGCGCCCGGCAGGGCTTCGCCGGTGTT comes from Mucilaginibacter mali and encodes:
- a CDS encoding TonB-dependent receptor — protein: MKRLFLSSFFLLFIFCGTARAQYTKKILKKTVIDHFYTCTLDLMMDSLSTRYHLPIYFERSELAKMNVANHFFEESLQDVFKYVCKQNDLQYWIENDGTIYLLQNPDDLPRLKKLKSLRNTTMAVKPLVLEPAKLPPMHFSFSITGKITDMNTGEALPGATVKIRGTDLNTVTNVTGSFTILKVPSDTSVVEVSFVGYQPDAFRLDSKSISSNLTFSLYPSMNALNEVTITGKKSGVLNTDSKKVSVLQLSPAALDKLPNVGERDVMRAFQLMPGVSATNESSSGAYVRGGTPDQNLVTFDGFTVYQVDHLYGFFSAFNSNAVRDVQLLKGGFSAKYGGRLSSVTEIIGKDGNKNETNIGGDISLLSTNLYAETPIGSKSSALVSFRRSYQGPLYDKIFGKFNSTGTFTAGGAGGGPGGGFGGGGFGGRGGGGFGAQTTPSSYFYDVNAKYVYTISTGNSIALSYYSGADNLDNSRDMNLPSFSTGSSTSLSVKDNQQSGNTGAALKWNSVVGRKLFANTTFSYSGFHSDRVNTTTGSATDSGITKAINMGTIEYNKLRDLSLKSDWEWRSSSKMKWLFGGFGSGLHIDYTYTQNDTSRLINQHNDATIGGGYAELELDPNNKWHIQPGVRATYYGITGKPYIEPRLSFTYHLNDQWNLKGATGRFYQFTNQVIREDIAGGDRNFWVMANGSNIPVSSANHFIAGFNYETDAFLFDVEGYYKSLNGLTEYTIRQNGGGPGGFFGGANRATTVTENFNQGTGYAKGVEFLLQKKVGNYTGWVSYTLAQAKSKFAVYGDDYFSSPQDITHELKSINMYHWQRWSLAATFIFSTGHPYTAPLGTYTVQTLDGNKTTYLTISPKNGERLPDYHRLDLSATYDLLKVDGIKVGSIGLSLFNVYNHVNSWYNQYYIRNNIVYITAVKYLGFTPNITLSLKWK